CAGATTTTAGAGCTTCCTCTACAAACCTAAAACCTTCTACTAAAAATTCACCTTTTGCAGATCTTGTTTTTCTATCCTTTAATTTTTTTATTTCTTTTATTATATTATTATCTTTACTAGTAATAACGTTCATATTATTCCTCTTCTGTTGCTACAAAATCTCTTAATTCTTCAATATCATTACTACCAATAGCTACAATTATATCTCCTGATAGTAACGCTAAATCTGGAGATGGACTTACTTCTATTACACCATCTCTTTTTATTGCCATTACATTTATTCCATACTCTACTCTTAAGTTTAATTCTTTTATTGTTTTGTTTACCCAACTCTTCGGAACAAGAAATTCTGTTAAAGAATAATCTGGTGATACTTCTATATAATCTAATATGTTAGATGATACTAAATTATTAGCTACTCTAATTCCCATTTCTTTTTCAGGAGATATTACCTTATCAGCACCAATTTTTATAAGAACTTTTTCTTGTAAATCATTATTAGCTTTTACAGCAATATATTTTACCCCTAGTTCCTTTAACAATAATGTAGTCATAATAGATGCTTGAATATCCTTACCAATAGCTACAATAGCAACATCAAAATTTCCTATTCCTACAGCTTTTAGATCATTTTCATCAGTAGAATCTAATGTAACGGCATGTGTAACTTTATCTGATATATCTTGTATTCTATCTACATCTTTATCTATAGCTAAAACTTCACGCCCTAACTCTGCCAATGTTAAAGCTACAGATGTTCCAAATCTACCCATACCTATAACAATATATTGTTTTTCTTTAACCTTTTTTCTCATATTTACACCTACCCTATTAATATCTTAGCTTCTGGATATTTTATATTACCTGCATTTTTCTTTTTCTGTCTTGTTATTGCCATAACAAGGGTGATAGGTCCTACTCTACCAATATACATAGTTAAAATTATTAATAATTTTCCAACAAATGAAAGATACGGTGTTATACCTAATGTTACCCCTACAGTTCCAAAAGCTGATATTGCTTCAAAAATTATTCCTTCTAGTGGAACTAATTCACCATTTACCAATGTATCTGCTTCCGTATTACTTAATAACATAGTTATTGCAACTACTATCATTAATGATAAAAACAGTATAGAAAATGCTTTATAGATAACATCCTTAGATATCCTTCTTTTAAATAATTCAGTATCTTCTTTACCTCTAAGTCCAGATACAACTGTAAGACATATAAGTCCTATAGTCGTAGTTTTTACTCCCCCGGCAGTAGATCCTGGTGACCCACCAATAAACATCAAAATGAAGTATAAAAAAATCGACCCCGTTGTTAAATATTCTAACGGTATTGAATAAAATCCTGCTGTTCTAGATGAAACTGAAGCAAAGAAAGAATTTAATAGTTTTCCTCCAAAGCCCATGTTACCTATTGTTTCTGGATTATTATATTCCATTATAAAAATAAAAACTGTACCTGTAACTAATAATATTGCTGTAAGAACTAATACAAACTTCGTATGAGTATATAACCTTGTAGACTGACTAGCATTAAATAAATCTAATAATACTGCAAATCCAATACCACCTATTATAATTAATGCGGATATAGTCAATATTACCACTGCATTGTTTTGATATGGAAATAGAGAATCGCCAATTAAATCAAACCCTGCATTACAAAAAGCTGAAATGGCATGGAATATAGAAAAATATATTCCTTTTAATAATCCATGTTCAGGAATAAACTGTGTGGCCAATATTGCTGCACCTATTCCTTCTATTGCAAATGTGAAGGATAATATGTATTTTACTAACTTAACAATCCCTGATATATATGTAGCGTTTACTGCTTCTTGAAGTATTAATCTTTCTTTAAGAGAAACCCTTTTTCCTAATATTAATGCAAATAAAGTTGCAAAGGACATAAATCCTAATCCACCTATCTGTATTAAAAATATAATTACTGTTTTTCCGAAGTAACTCCAATGACTAGCTGTATCAACTGTTACAAGTCCTGTAACACATACTGCTGAAGTTGATGTAAACAACGCATCTATAAAAGATGTTTTTTCTCCAGTAGCTGTTGATATCGGTAGCATAAGTATTCCCGCTCCAATAAGTAAAACTGCCATAAAACCTAATGCTAACACCTGAACTGGTTTTATTTTTATACGACCTAAGATATGCTTTGACATATGTCCAACTCCTAACACAAACACTTCCCAATATATTATAGTTCCCTATTTTATTAATATAGTTGCATATGTATATCTTTCAAAATATGGTAGTGTATATATAATAAAAAAACCCACTTTCGTGGGCTTGATATATTAAGCTAAGCTCTTCTTAGCAGTTTCTACTAATTCAGCAAATGCTTTTGGATCGTGGATAGCGATTTCTGATAACATCTTTCTGTTAATTTCGATACCAGCTTTCTTTAATCCATTCATGAATTTTGAATATGACATATCATTCATTCTTGCAGCTGCATTAATTCTAGCTATCCATAGTTTTCTGAAATCTCTCTTCTTTAACTTTCTTCCAACGTAAGCATTTCTTAATGCTCTGATAACTGTTTCATTAGCTGTTCTATATAACTTGCTCTTACCACCGTAGTAACCTTTAGCAAGTTTTAATACTTTTTTATGCTTTTTACGAGCGTTCATAGCTCTCTTAACTCTAGCCATTTAGTAAACCTCCTTCTTAACTACCTATTATAAGTATGGTAATAACTTCTTCATTACTTTTTCTTGTGCAACTGAAACATATCCAGCTTTTCTAAGATTTCTCTTTCTCTTAGCGCTCTTTTTAGTTAAGATATGGCTCTTGAAAGCCTTTGCTCTCTTTAACTTTCCTGTTCCTGTTTTTCTAAATCTCTTTGCTGCACCTCTGTGCGTCTTCATTTTTGGCATGTTGACTTCCTCCTCTCAATTATGCCTTCTTAGGAGCTAGAACCATTGTCATGTTTCTTCCTTCTAATTTGGCCTTCTTTTCAACGATAAAAACTTCTTCGTTGATTTTAGAAACAAATAGGTCTAGGACCTTATTGCCTTTGAAAGCATAGTCTGCTTCTCTACCTCTAAATCTTATGGTAACTTTTACTTTATCACCAGCATTTAAGAACTTTTCAGCTCTCTTTGCTTTGATAGTTATATCATGTTCTTCAATTGTTGCGCTAAGTCTAACTTCTTTAATATCAAAAGTCTTTTGATTTTTCTTAGCTAGCTTTTCTTTTCTTGATTGCTCATATAAGAACTTGTTGTAGTCCATTACTCTAGCAACTGGTGGATTTCCATTTGGAGCTATAAGTACTAAATCTAACTCTTCCTCTTCCGCCTTTTTTAGCGCTTCGTTTAAGGTTATGATACCTAATGCCTCACCATTTGCGTCAACAACTCTTAATTCTTTTGCCTTGATTTCTTCATTAATTGCATATTTATTTTTAATATTAATTCACCTCCGGTAATAATTAAAAACAAAGGGAACGACTAATAGCCGTTCCCTCTTAATATACCAAAGTTAACACTTTTAAATACATCCAGATTACCTTATTGACAGTATCATAAGGTGAGAAACGGCCTCGTTTCTACTTCAAACAAGATAGATTATATATCATTTGTACCTTGTTGTCAACTTTTATTTTAAATTATTTTTCTTTGTATTAATTTCTTCTTTAATTTTTCCTATGAAGTCTTCTAAATCCATAACACCTAGATCTCCATCAATTCTGCTTCTAACAGCAATCTTACCTTCATTCATTTCCTTTTCACCAATTACTATCATATAAGGAACCTTTTGAAGTTGTGCTTCTCTGATTTTATAACCTATTTTTTCATTTCTTAAATCAGTTTCAACTCTTATATTTGCATCTTTTAATTTTTCTTCTAATGATTTAACATATTCTGCTGAAGAGTCTGTTATATTCATTATTCTTACTTGTACTGGTGCAAGCCATGTTGGGAATGCTCCTGCATACTGTTCTATTAATATTCCTATAAATCTTTCAATAGAACCAAATACAACTCTATGGATCATTACTGGTCTATGTTTTTCTCCATCTGGTCCAATGTAGCTTATATCAAATCTTTCTGGTAATTGGAAATCTAATTGAATAGTTCCACATTGCCATGTTCTTCCGATACAATCTCTTAAATGGAAGTCAATCTTAGGTCCGTAGAATGCACCATCACCTTCATTAACTTTGTATGCTAATCCTCTTTCTTCTAATGCATCTCTTAATCCATTTGTAGCTGCTTCCCAATCTTCATCTGATCCCATAG
Above is a genomic segment from Clostridium bornimense containing:
- a CDS encoding potassium channel family protein, producing MRKKVKEKQYIVIGMGRFGTSVALTLAELGREVLAIDKDVDRIQDISDKVTHAVTLDSTDENDLKAVGIGNFDVAIVAIGKDIQASIMTTLLLKELGVKYIAVKANNDLQEKVLIKIGADKVISPEKEMGIRVANNLVSSNILDYIEVSPDYSLTEFLVPKSWVNKTIKELNLRVEYGINVMAIKRDGVIEVSPSPDLALLSGDIIVAIGSNDIEELRDFVATEEE
- a CDS encoding TrkH family potassium uptake protein — encoded protein: MSKHILGRIKIKPVQVLALGFMAVLLIGAGILMLPISTATGEKTSFIDALFTSTSAVCVTGLVTVDTASHWSYFGKTVIIFLIQIGGLGFMSFATLFALILGKRVSLKERLILQEAVNATYISGIVKLVKYILSFTFAIEGIGAAILATQFIPEHGLLKGIYFSIFHAISAFCNAGFDLIGDSLFPYQNNAVVILTISALIIIGGIGFAVLLDLFNASQSTRLYTHTKFVLVLTAILLVTGTVFIFIMEYNNPETIGNMGFGGKLLNSFFASVSSRTAGFYSIPLEYLTTGSIFLYFILMFIGGSPGSTAGGVKTTTIGLICLTVVSGLRGKEDTELFKRRISKDVIYKAFSILFLSLMIVVAITMLLSNTEADTLVNGELVPLEGIIFEAISAFGTVGVTLGITPYLSFVGKLLIILTMYIGRVGPITLVMAITRQKKKNAGNIKYPEAKILIG
- the rplT gene encoding 50S ribosomal protein L20, which gives rise to MARVKRAMNARKKHKKVLKLAKGYYGGKSKLYRTANETVIRALRNAYVGRKLKKRDFRKLWIARINAAARMNDMSYSKFMNGLKKAGIEINRKMLSEIAIHDPKAFAELVETAKKSLA
- the rpmI gene encoding 50S ribosomal protein L35, with amino-acid sequence MPKMKTHRGAAKRFRKTGTGKLKRAKAFKSHILTKKSAKRKRNLRKAGYVSVAQEKVMKKLLPYL
- the infC gene encoding translation initiation factor IF-3 — translated: MNIKNKYAINEEIKAKELRVVDANGEALGIITLNEALKKAEEEELDLVLIAPNGNPPVARVMDYNKFLYEQSRKEKLAKKNQKTFDIKEVRLSATIEEHDITIKAKRAEKFLNAGDKVKVTIRFRGREADYAFKGNKVLDLFVSKINEEVFIVEKKAKLEGRNMTMVLAPKKA